One Hypomesus transpacificus isolate Combined female chromosome 6, fHypTra1, whole genome shotgun sequence DNA segment encodes these proteins:
- the klf11a gene encoding Krueppel-like factor 11a, whose protein sequence is MLTFTSLTNPEQPFRADLADIRVVMMERNRDDSEQSSCSTFEYHDLEAAEALVSMSSWGQRLHKPRPLTPTSDSCDSLLQHSEINDSPKDLISLSSLCMTPPHSPSFAETSTTTAVLTSTSTMASSVPRPVLTRPRLCVGLTHQNTPHLGPQLVTATIFEGSDSQSPTELSTALAGRAMATSVIRHTADRSLSHNIPLGSCGPQTDTSSSPQTSVCATAHVPEACLVQTKPQSYTGSCILEDKNGGPSSVDGAGPYTPTLASPSQSAPASSSPISSSPVLCQVFPVNGRTGMISAFVQAPVQMQTQGQNPILPQTSTSFPQPLLVGSQVNQGTVMFVVPQPPVSQAHSCPQTVVTLGNTKLLPLAPAPVYMSSGQSSSACQADFSRRRNYVCNFPGCKKTYFKSSHLKAHLRTHTGEKPFSCHWEGCDKKFARSDELSRHRRTHTGEKKFVCNVCDRRFMRSDHLTKHARRHMTTKRASAWPADVRDLNKMALSKGQLTSSNLPLSVLVSASN, encoded by the exons ATGCTGACTTTTACATCTCTAACTAATCCAGAGCAGCCTTTTCGG GCTGACCTAGCGGATATCAGAGTGGTGATGATGGAGAGGAACAGGGATGACAGTGAGCAGTCCTCCTGTAGCACCTTCGAGTACCATGATCTGGAGGCCGCCGAGGCACTCGTCAGCATGAGCTCCTGGGGTCAAAGGTTACACAAACCACGCCCGCTGACCCCTACCTCGGACTCGTGTGACTCCCTCCTTCAGCACAGCGAGATCAATGACTCTCCCAAGGACCTAATCTCACTCTCATCGTTG TGCATGACTCCTCCTCACAGTCCCAGCTTTGCTGAGACCTCCACAACCACGGCTGTCCTAACTTCAACTTCCACCATGGCCAGCTCAGTCCCCAGACCAGTCCTCACCCGGCCCAGACTCTGTGTAGGTCTGACCCACCAGAATACTCCTCACCTAGGCCCACAACTTGTCACCGCCACAATCTTTGAAGGCTCAGACTCTCAGTCACCAACAGAGCTGTCCACCGCTCTTGCAGGTAGAGCCATGGCAACCAGCGTGATCAGGCACACGGCGGACAGGTCCCTCAGTCACAACATTCCTCTTGGTTCCTGTggcccacagacagacacctcctcctcacctcagacCAGCGTGTGTGCCACAGCTCATGTTCCTGAAGCCTGCCTAGTGCAGACTAAACCACAGAGCTACACTGGCTCATGTATTTTAGAAGACAAGAATGGAGGCCCATCCTCTGTTGACGGTGCAGGCCCATACACTCCTACCCTGGCCTCTCCATCCCAGTCCGCCCCCGCATCCTCGTCTCCCATCTCCAGCTCGCCAGTACTGTGCCAGGTGTTTCCAGTAAATGGGCGGACAGGGATGATCTCTGCGTTTGTCCAGGCCCCTGTCCAGATGCAGACCCAGGGTCAGAATCCGATATTACCCCAGACGTCCACCTCCTTCCCACAGCCACTTCTGGTTGGCTCCCAGGTGAATCAGGGGACTGTGATGTTTGTAGTGCCGCAGCCCCCAGTGTCCCAGGCCCATTCATGCCCACAGACTGTGGTGACCCTGGGCAACACCAAGCTCCTTCCTTTGGCTCCAGCTCCAGTTTACATGTCCTCAGGCCAGAGCAGCAGTGCCTGTCAGGCTGACTTCTCTCGCAGACGAAACTACGTCTGCAACTTCCCAGGCTGCAAAAAGACCTACTTCAAAAGTTCCCACCTCAAAGCTCATCTCAGAACTCACACAG GTGAAAAACCCTTCAGCTGCCATTGGGAGGGCTGCGACAAGAAGTTTGCGCGTTCTGATGAACTCTCCCGCCATCGGcgaacacacacaggtgaaaagaagtttgtgtgtaatgtgtgtgataGGCGTTTTATGCGCAGTGATCACTTGACCAAACACGCTCGTCGTCACATGACCACAAAGCGGGCCTCCGCTTGGCCAGCTGACGTCCGCGACCTCAACAAAATGGCTCTGTCAAAGGGTCAGCTGACCAGCTCCAATCTTCCTCTCAGTGTGCTAGTGTCTGCCTCCAATTAG